A stretch of Mucilaginibacter terrae DNA encodes these proteins:
- a CDS encoding ankyrin repeat domain-containing protein, with protein MGNHHLGKLLLQSGADINSRNSFSETPLIVAAQCGFNDFTAMLIDNGADVAAVDNNGRSAMDFASESGYTEILEQLLAAS; from the coding sequence ATGGGTAATCATCATTTGGGTAAGCTTTTACTGCAATCGGGTGCCGACATTAACTCGCGTAACAGTTTTAGCGAAACACCGCTGATTGTTGCCGCACAATGTGGGTTTAACGATTTTACCGCAATGCTTATTGATAATGGTGCCGATGTTGCTGCCGTTGACAATAATGGCCGCAGTGCCATGGATTTTGCAAGCGAAAGCGGTTATACCGAAATACTGGAACAATTGCTTGCCGCAAGCTAA
- a CDS encoding ThuA domain-containing protein, whose product MSSFFKVPLLMVALLCVGTLWAKPKVLIFSKTAGFHHNSIKPGIAAIQLLGKQNGFDTDTTTDASKFTFDNLKQYAAVVFLSTTGDVLNDAQQTEFQKYIRSGKGYVGIHAATDTEFDWPWYGELAGAYFSQHPKIQEAVLNVVEPANGFTQHLPAKWTKTDEWYNFKWISDKIQVVLTLDESSYSGGTNGAKHPMSWYHEFDGGKAFTTALGHTDESYTDEPFLKHLLAGINYAMGKKVKL is encoded by the coding sequence ATGTCTTCTTTTTTTAAAGTGCCGTTATTAATGGTAGCCTTGCTTTGCGTTGGTACGCTTTGGGCAAAACCCAAGGTCTTAATATTCAGCAAAACGGCCGGTTTTCATCACAATTCAATTAAGCCCGGAATAGCGGCCATTCAACTGTTAGGCAAACAAAATGGTTTCGATACCGATACCACCACCGATGCCTCAAAGTTTACCTTCGATAATTTAAAGCAATACGCTGCTGTTGTATTTTTGAGTACCACCGGCGATGTGCTGAATGATGCCCAGCAAACCGAGTTTCAAAAATATATACGCTCGGGCAAAGGTTACGTAGGCATACATGCCGCCACCGATACCGAGTTTGACTGGCCCTGGTACGGCGAGTTAGCAGGGGCTTACTTTAGCCAGCATCCTAAAATACAAGAGGCAGTTTTAAACGTAGTTGAACCCGCCAACGGATTTACCCAACACTTACCCGCCAAATGGACAAAAACCGATGAATGGTATAACTTTAAATGGATATCAGACAAAATTCAAGTAGTACTTACCCTCGACGAAAGCAGCTATAGCGGCGGAACCAATGGTGCAAAGCATCCCATGAGCTGGTACCACGAATTTGACGGCGGCAAGGCATTCACTACTGCCTTAGGCCACACCGATGAATCATATACTGATGAACCATTCCTCAAGCACCTGCTGGCCGGGATAAATTATGCAATGGGAAAGAAAGTAAAATTGTAG
- a CDS encoding sodium:solute symporter encodes MKPVLGIIDYTIIIGVLLLTLYFGLRYAKNQNTTQSYFAAKGRVPAWAIGMSLLATLISSVTFLGYPGEGFSSNWILLVQGLMVPVVLLGVIWFIVPLYRKVIGLSTYEYFEKRFGTVARYYSSIAFVLRQFSGMGTVFFLLAVALSNMTGGNTFAIIVITGLIIIAVNLMGGIEAVIWLDVFQGFMLFASGIVVLLVLLFSVKGGISEIWSVASANNRTGFGPYDVDFSKLTFVVMAINGMFYAIQKYGTDQTVVQRYLTAKDDKAAIRASLLGISLTVPVWTLFMFIGTCLFVYYKQNPLPAGVNSNGVFPYFIITQLPTGVVGFILAAMISAAICSLSADLNSLAAVGVEDYYKKLRPNRPDHEYLFGGRVMVVFSGLLSMAIGMLYISIGNEGVLGVVFTLYAIFSGGIVGIFLLGLLSSRANRQGVNIAIVVCIIFTSYAFLTSTPIGVGENKTLLLDLGKYNFTHNKLMLGVYSHLVVIFVGYIASLFFPKPELDRNLLFSGWRETRRKEKQLELEEA; translated from the coding sequence ATGAAGCCCGTTTTAGGCATAATAGATTACACTATTATTATTGGCGTATTGCTTTTAACCCTGTATTTTGGGTTACGCTATGCCAAAAATCAAAACACCACCCAATCGTACTTTGCTGCAAAGGGGCGCGTACCGGCGTGGGCCATCGGCATGTCATTACTGGCTACACTCATTAGCAGTGTTACCTTTTTAGGCTACCCCGGCGAAGGCTTTTCCTCAAACTGGATCTTGTTAGTACAAGGCTTAATGGTGCCTGTTGTATTGTTAGGGGTTATATGGTTTATTGTGCCGCTTTACCGTAAGGTTATTGGTTTAAGCACCTACGAGTATTTTGAAAAGCGCTTTGGTACGGTTGCCCGCTATTACAGTTCTATTGCCTTTGTATTAAGGCAGTTTTCGGGCATGGGTACCGTTTTCTTTTTGTTGGCTGTAGCTTTAAGTAACATGACCGGCGGTAACACCTTTGCTATCATTGTGATAACCGGTTTAATTATCATAGCTGTAAACCTCATGGGCGGCATTGAAGCCGTAATATGGCTCGATGTATTTCAGGGTTTTATGTTGTTTGCCAGCGGTATTGTGGTTTTACTCGTATTGCTGTTCTCGGTTAAAGGCGGCATTTCCGAAATATGGAGCGTGGCATCGGCCAATAACCGCACAGGTTTTGGCCCGTATGATGTTGATTTCAGCAAGCTTACCTTTGTTGTAATGGCCATTAATGGTATGTTTTACGCCATTCAGAAATACGGCACCGATCAAACTGTTGTACAACGTTACCTTACCGCAAAAGACGATAAAGCAGCCATCAGAGCATCATTACTGGGCATATCGCTTACCGTACCGGTTTGGACACTGTTTATGTTCATAGGTACCTGCCTGTTTGTATATTACAAACAAAACCCATTGCCTGCGGGTGTAAACTCTAATGGCGTATTCCCCTACTTTATCATAACACAATTGCCTACCGGCGTGGTTGGTTTCATTTTAGCCGCCATGATTTCGGCCGCCATATGCAGTCTTAGTGCCGATTTAAACTCATTGGCCGCCGTAGGTGTTGAAGATTATTATAAAAAATTGCGTCCTAACCGCCCCGATCATGAGTACCTTTTTGGTGGTCGTGTAATGGTGGTATTTTCGGGTTTGTTATCTATGGCTATCGGCATGTTGTACATCAGTATAGGTAATGAGGGAGTACTTGGCGTAGTATTTACGCTTTATGCCATCTTCTCGGGCGGTATCGTAGGTATCTTCCTGTTAGGCTTATTGAGCTCGCGGGCAAACCGCCAGGGTGTTAACATTGCTATTGTGGTTTGTATTATTTTCACCTCTTACGCATTTTTAACCTCTACCCCTATTGGCGTTGGCGAAAACAAAACCTTGCTGCTTGATTTGGGTAAATACAACTTTACGCACAATAAACTTATGTTGGGCGTGTACAGTCACCTCGTAGTTATTTTTGTGGGATATATTGCCAGCCTTTTCTTCCCCAAACCAGAGCTCGACCGCAACCTGCTTTTCAGCGGATGGCGCGAAACCCGTCGTAAGGAAAAGCAATTGGAACTGGAAGAAGCTTAG
- a CDS encoding four-carbon acid sugar kinase family protein, with translation MMIAVIADDLTGAAEIGGIGLHYGLKVEISRNVNAATTANMLVINTDARSLKEADAIEVTRNVSQQLKALNPDFIFKKIDSVMRGHVIAEINAQCEAMGLSRTIVVPANPTLGRTLVKGHYYINNVPVHQTSFGYDPEFPVEHSHVLTRFKTAAHQMAVQPHHVNLNGKSIVVGEAETHGDLANWADKLKPGTLAAGAAGFFTACMDKLFAAGKSNNSIGDFKLTGPILYISGSTFKPSANLVEKLHAENGPVSYMPELLMQPGNAEETLLNYWANETAGFISQQNKAVMSISVKDDDHNGDNAVHRRTQMALAVKKVFEQVGVRELVIEGGSTAAAIFDALNIDTINPVQELAPGVIRSAVTKPYANLHVTLKPGSYRWSNKVWAF, from the coding sequence ATGATGATAGCCGTTATTGCGGATGATTTAACCGGTGCCGCCGAAATTGGCGGCATTGGCCTTCATTATGGCCTTAAGGTTGAAATATCGCGCAATGTAAATGCGGCTACCACAGCCAATATGCTGGTAATTAATACCGATGCACGCTCATTAAAAGAAGCAGATGCCATTGAGGTTACCCGCAATGTTAGCCAGCAACTCAAAGCTTTAAACCCCGATTTTATTTTTAAAAAGATAGATTCGGTTATGCGCGGGCATGTTATTGCCGAAATTAATGCGCAGTGCGAAGCTATGGGTTTAAGCCGTACCATTGTTGTGCCGGCTAACCCTACACTTGGGCGTACCTTGGTTAAGGGGCATTATTACATTAATAATGTTCCGGTGCACCAAACCAGCTTTGGGTACGATCCTGAGTTTCCGGTGGAGCACTCGCATGTGCTTACCCGCTTTAAAACCGCTGCCCATCAAATGGCCGTGCAGCCTCACCATGTAAATTTAAACGGTAAAAGCATTGTTGTAGGCGAAGCTGAAACCCATGGCGATTTAGCCAACTGGGCAGATAAGCTAAAGCCCGGTACACTGGCCGCCGGAGCAGCCGGATTTTTTACCGCCTGCATGGATAAACTGTTTGCAGCAGGAAAAAGTAACAATAGCATAGGCGATTTTAAATTGACTGGACCGATATTGTATATTAGCGGCAGCACGTTTAAACCGAGTGCAAACCTGGTTGAAAAATTACATGCAGAAAATGGTCCGGTGAGTTATATGCCAGAACTGTTGATGCAGCCGGGCAATGCCGAAGAAACTCTTTTAAACTATTGGGCCAATGAAACCGCAGGTTTTATAAGCCAACAAAATAAAGCCGTTATGAGCATCTCCGTTAAGGATGATGATCATAACGGTGATAATGCTGTACATCGCCGCACCCAGATGGCACTTGCTGTAAAAAAAGTTTTTGAGCAGGTTGGGGTGCGCGAACTGGTAATTGAAGGAGGATCGACAGCGGCAGCAATATTCGACGCGCTGAACATTGACACCATCAACCCTGTGCAAGAACTGGCGCCGGGCGTTATCAGGAGTGCAGTAACTAAACCATATGCTAATTTGCACGTCACTTTAAAGCCCGGCAGTTACCGCTGGAGCAATAAAGTATGGGCATTTTAA
- the pdxA gene encoding 4-hydroxythreonine-4-phosphate dehydrogenase PdxA, with protein MLDKHIIGITMGDPASIGPEIALKALTEQKIYDICRPIIVGDAGVFKHINERIGLNLNINVIQSVQEAKFEIGSPDVLDLNNFDVDKLEFGVISASAGDASFKSVTKVIELAMAGEIDATVTGPINKKSVNEAGHHYAGHTEIYAEYTGTKKYAMLLVEDSMKVIHVSTHVSLRQACDLVKKDRILEVTELLHNGLISLGETNLKIGIAGLNPHAGDSGLFGTEDDAEILPAVQEALARGYDVEGPVPADTMFSKAATGYYGGVVAMYHDQGHIPFKLTGFKWNPEKKQMDSVKGVNITMGLPIIRTSVDHGTAFEIAGKGIASPDAMILAIESAVQLAHHKTTATV; from the coding sequence ATGCTTGATAAACATATTATAGGAATTACCATGGGCGATCCGGCCAGCATTGGCCCCGAGATTGCCTTAAAAGCGCTTACCGAGCAAAAAATATACGACATTTGCCGCCCTATTATTGTGGGTGATGCAGGTGTGTTTAAGCACATTAATGAGAGAATTGGTTTAAACTTAAACATCAATGTTATACAAAGCGTACAGGAAGCCAAATTTGAAATTGGCAGCCCGGATGTTTTAGACCTGAATAACTTTGATGTTGATAAGCTTGAATTTGGTGTTATATCAGCCTCGGCTGGTGATGCTTCTTTCAAATCGGTTACTAAAGTTATTGAGCTGGCTATGGCTGGCGAAATTGATGCTACCGTTACCGGTCCTATCAACAAAAAATCGGTTAACGAGGCTGGTCATCATTATGCCGGTCATACCGAAATTTATGCCGAGTACACCGGTACTAAAAAATACGCCATGCTTTTGGTTGAAGATAGCATGAAGGTTATTCACGTTTCAACCCACGTATCGTTACGTCAGGCTTGTGATCTGGTTAAAAAAGACCGCATACTTGAGGTTACCGAACTGCTGCACAACGGCCTTATTAGCCTTGGCGAAACCAACCTTAAAATTGGTATTGCAGGCTTGAATCCTCACGCAGGTGACTCGGGCTTATTTGGCACCGAAGATGATGCCGAGATACTCCCGGCAGTACAGGAAGCCCTTGCACGCGGTTATGATGTGGAAGGCCCTGTTCCGGCCGATACCATGTTCTCTAAAGCCGCTACCGGTTATTACGGCGGCGTTGTGGCTATGTATCATGACCAGGGCCACATTCCTTTCAAGCTTACCGGCTTTAAATGGAATCCCGAAAAGAAACAAATGGACAGCGTAAAAGGCGTGAATATAACTATGGGCTTGCCAATCATCCGTACCTCGGTTGATCATGGTACCGCTTTTGAAATTGCAGGTAAAGGCATTGCCAGTCCTGACGCCATGATTTTAGCCATTGAATCGGCAGTGCAATTGGCCCACCATAAAACCACAGCTACGGTATGA
- a CDS encoding dihydrodipicolinate synthase family protein, producing MKIQKKYKGTVVPLVTPLTARYELDEGAVERIVHNLYNNEAMPFILGTTGESASLPAALKQSFIKKTAALKQAGTDFYVGISGNCFEESVELAKTSLDAGAAAVAATLPTYYHLSEEQMKDYFVSLAEAVNGPLIIYNIPATTHMSIPLELIEELSYHEHIVGTKDSERNDGRLERSLELWSKREDFSHFLGWAAKSAYALLNGGDGLIPSTGNVAPEIYCEMTKAVVAGDTEKAYYYQHLSDTLGNVYQSGRTLGESLRALKVLMQENGLCEAHMMSPLGALHERDEQNLIKAYYQLLQQESTAFKQPTHA from the coding sequence ATGAAGATACAAAAGAAATACAAAGGCACGGTTGTTCCGCTGGTAACGCCACTTACTGCCCGGTATGAGTTAGATGAGGGTGCGGTAGAGCGTATTGTACACAACCTGTACAACAACGAGGCAATGCCTTTTATTTTAGGCACAACGGGCGAATCAGCTTCGTTACCTGCGGCTTTAAAACAGTCATTCATTAAAAAAACGGCTGCTTTAAAACAGGCAGGTACCGATTTTTATGTAGGTATATCGGGCAATTGTTTCGAAGAAAGCGTTGAACTGGCCAAAACCAGTTTAGATGCCGGTGCTGCTGCGGTTGCGGCCACCCTGCCCACGTACTACCACCTGTCGGAAGAGCAAATGAAGGACTACTTTGTTAGTTTGGCCGAGGCTGTTAACGGTCCGCTGATTATTTACAATATACCGGCAACCACACACATGTCAATTCCGCTGGAACTGATCGAGGAATTGAGCTACCACGAACATATTGTAGGCACCAAAGATTCGGAGCGTAATGATGGCCGTTTGGAGCGTTCGTTAGAGTTATGGTCGAAGCGTGAAGATTTTAGTCACTTTTTGGGTTGGGCAGCCAAATCGGCCTACGCCCTACTTAACGGCGGCGACGGCTTAATTCCGAGTACCGGAAACGTAGCCCCCGAAATTTATTGCGAAATGACCAAAGCCGTTGTAGCAGGTGACACCGAAAAAGCGTATTACTACCAGCACCTATCTGATACGCTGGGCAACGTATACCAATCGGGCCGTACCCTGGGCGAATCGTTACGTGCACTTAAAGTACTGATGCAGGAAAACGGCTTGTGTGAAGCACACATGATGTCGCCTTTAGGGGCATTACATGAGCGCGATGAGCAAAACCTCATCAAAGCCTATTATCAACTTTTACAACAAGAATCTACTGCATTTAAACAGCCAACCCATGCTTGA
- a CDS encoding iron-containing alcohol dehydrogenase, with protein MVPQLLKIHFPGKLVFGNGSLANLIDEVLPAAREVLIITITPLLSQLEPFVTKLKEAGVTVHINTDINQEPSFADFRALMDGFEGTNPDVVLGIGGGSVLDIAKLVAAQLKNDQPLEAIVGNGLLNGRAIKLICVPTTSGTGSEVSPNAILVDDEHQKKGIISPFLVPDVVYVDPLLTIGVPPAITAATGLDALTHCLEAYTNKFAQPFIDVYAYEGMRLIAEHLVAAVKDGKNEEARSQVAMGSMLGGFCLGPVNTAAVHALSYPLGSTFHLAHGLSNALLLPYVMEFNVPAAPQRYADVAVALGCERQADHLSTAQAGIAKIRELIAACGIPATLKEVGITKDVIPQLADEAMVIQRLLVNNPRHVSREDAIDIYTAAFE; from the coding sequence ATGGTTCCACAACTACTAAAAATTCATTTTCCGGGTAAACTGGTTTTCGGCAATGGTTCGTTAGCTAACCTTATTGATGAGGTATTGCCTGCCGCACGCGAAGTTCTTATTATTACGATTACCCCACTGCTTTCACAGCTGGAACCCTTTGTAACCAAACTGAAAGAGGCGGGTGTAACTGTACATATTAATACCGATATTAACCAAGAACCCTCATTTGCCGATTTTCGTGCATTGATGGATGGTTTTGAGGGCACCAACCCCGATGTGGTGTTAGGCATTGGCGGTGGCAGTGTGCTGGATATTGCCAAACTGGTAGCCGCCCAGTTAAAAAATGATCAGCCTTTAGAGGCCATTGTAGGTAACGGTCTGCTTAACGGCCGTGCAATCAAACTCATCTGCGTACCTACCACATCGGGTACGGGCAGCGAGGTATCGCCCAATGCTATTTTGGTTGATGATGAGCATCAGAAGAAAGGCATTATCAGTCCGTTTTTAGTGCCCGATGTAGTTTATGTTGATCCGTTGCTAACCATTGGGGTGCCCCCTGCCATTACAGCAGCCACCGGTTTAGATGCACTTACGCACTGCCTCGAGGCCTACACCAACAAATTTGCCCAGCCTTTCATAGATGTATATGCCTACGAAGGCATGCGCCTGATAGCCGAGCATTTGGTTGCTGCGGTAAAAGACGGTAAAAACGAAGAAGCCCGTTCGCAGGTTGCCATGGGCAGCATGCTGGGTGGTTTTTGTTTAGGTCCGGTTAATACGGCTGCGGTTCACGCGCTTTCTTATCCGTTAGGTAGTACTTTCCACTTGGCACATGGCTTATCAAATGCCCTGCTACTGCCTTATGTAATGGAATTTAACGTACCTGCCGCGCCACAGCGTTATGCCGATGTGGCCGTAGCCTTAGGCTGCGAGCGCCAGGCCGATCATTTGAGCACCGCCCAAGCGGGTATTGCCAAAATACGCGAACTGATTGCCGCCTGTGGTATACCGGCTACTTTAAAAGAAGTGGGCATAACCAAAGATGTTATACCACAACTGGCCGATGAAGCCATGGTGATACAACGCCTGCTGGTGAACAACCCGCGCCACGTATCGCGCGAGGATGCTATTGATATATATACCGCGGCCTTTGAATAA